TTTCATTGTGAACAATGTTAGGAATAAATGCGAATTTTTCACATCCTATTACTAGACCTGTGATTAACTTTTTAAAGATTGCTTTATTACTGTCAATTGCATCTAGTACATTTAAAACATGGACTACATAATATACTTCATTTGTTTTATTATGAACAAGTGGAAGAAACTCAACATCAGCACCTATTAAAGGTTCTAATAAATTTTTTGCTTGTTCACTAATCATTATTGAACCAGTTCCCCCCAAAAAATGCGGACAGTCGCTAGGTTTATCTCCTTCTATACATTCAATAAATATTTCTCCCCATGAATCTAGTAAAATTGCTGTGGAGTTGAACTTCCCTTCAAAATATTTTTTATCCTCTTTATATTTCAATAGCTGGAAAGACTGGTAATCATCAAATGAACTTCTCAATTCCCAAATTTTCATTTTTATTCTCCTTCAAGATTCAATATATTTACAAATTATTTCAATTTATTTAATTTTAAACTCCCCTCTAACAAACGTATTCTTATGTCATGTAGGGCTGCAATAGTATCAGTTTAAGTACCACCGTATACTTTAACTTCTTTTAACACTCTAGCCACTTCATCTGCATATTCTGCTGAATGACTACCGATATGTAATGCTTCAGTAGTTACATAATCGTTCAATTTATATGGTAAAAATACCCCATTAGCAGCAGAATCAGGATGTACCCCAAACTCTTCTAATAATTCTTGTACAATTGCCGCCCTTTTATCATTCCAGGGTCCGATGTGATGTGCTGCATTAGAATATGGGGGTGGCTCAATCCCTGCATCCTTATGTCCTTCACGTAATATTTTAGATACTGTATACGAATCAGGATACTCATTTTTCACTTCAACTCTATCAAGAACTTTATCCGCATAATCTTTTATTACTTCTTGTACACCTTTAAATCTACTTCTTCCACCAGTTTCAGAAAACATAAATGTATCACGGGCTTCTTGTAAAGCTTCCAAAGTTTTTATCTGATAAATTACCTTCAACTAAATTACCATCATAAAGTTCATCAGCATTACGAAACTTTTCAGCAGCATGCATTAGTTCTTCTGCAATCTTTTCAAATTGCCGAAACACATTAAACATTTGAGGTTTTGTTTCATTAAACATCTGATAAAACCTGTTACGGGCAGTTGATCTCCCGCCGATTTTCAAGGTAGGAGTCTTACCGCCCGTTAATGCGGGATAAATCACCTAAATCTCTATATGATAATTGTGTGCTTTCTATCAACAAAAAACCTCCTAATTCTCGGAATTAAAATCCCAATAATTAAGAGGTTTTTAAATTAACCGCCAATTACCTATGTACTTTATTGCCTACATACGTAATTCGTTGGTTATTAAATTTTATTATGAAACACGCCTAACACCTTGATATTACAGCGTTTACGAAGCCTTATGTTCAAGTCTCAGCTTATCCGCAACCATTGCGATGAACTCGGAATTCGTAGGTTTTGCTTTTGACATGGATACTGTATAACCGAATAAGGACGAAATAGAATCGATATTCCCACGACTCCATGCTACTTCAATTGCGTGACGGATTGCGCGTTCAACGCGGCTTGCTGTTGTATTATATTTCTTCGCGATATCTGGATACAATACTTTCGTAATAGATCCAAGTAATTCGATGTCATTGTACACCATAGAAATTGCTTCCCTTAAGTACATGTACCCTTTAATATGAGCAGGCACACCAATTTCATGAATGATACTCGTAATGCTCGCGTCTAAGTTTTTCGGTTTTCCATCTACTGTTGTTGCTGATCGGAAAGATGGCAGTGGACGTTTAATAGTAGCGTTCGCTTTACCGCTCACTTGACGAATATGACTCGTTAAATTCTCCATATCAAATGGTTTTAATATGAAATATGAAGCACCTAAGTCAACTGCTTTTTTCGTCACATCTTCTTGTCCAAATGCTGTCAACATGATTACGCTAGGCTGTCTTAACCTTTCGATATGTCGCATTTTCTCTAGTACAGCTAAACCATCTAAATGTGGCATAATAATATCTAATACGAGTACATCCGGCTGTTTATCTTTTAATAAATTTAAACACTCTTGACCATTATAAGCAGTACCGATTACTTCCATATCATCTTGAGCAGCTACATAACTCTCTAGCATTGATACTAATTCTTTATTATCATCCACAAGACATACTTTAATTTTCTCCACAGCTTTTCCTCCCTTACCGAATCGATTCTCCGACATGTGTATCCTTCTAGGCTACATGAATTGTTCGACAATTGTGTGAAAATTCCCTTTTAAAGTTTGTTACTTTCCGATAAAATCACAAAAAAATATGTTTATCGTTCATTTATTCTCTTTCGCAACACATTCCATCATAGAAATACAACGAAACGTTCAACCCTTTCCTTTTATTTTACAACAAAAAACACCTCTTGCGGAGCTTTTACAAAATTTCAACGAATTTTTCAATAGAAAAGCGAGCTAATTATTAATTAGCTCGCTTTTCTTTCTTGATCATAAATGTTAATTCCAGCCTCGTGTAACATCCATTCAATATGAACACCGTATCCTGATGTTGGATCATTTACAAATACATGTGTAACAGCACCAATTACTTTTCCATTTTGTACAATTGGACTTCCGCTCATCCCTTGTACGATACCACCCGTTTTCGCTAACAAACGTTTGTCTGTTACTTTTATTACCATGCCTTTCGTCGCCGGAAACTTTTGCGGTACTGTACTAACAACTTCAATATCAAACGCTTCCACTTTATCTTGATCAATAACTGTTAATATTTTTGCCGGTCCTTCTTTTACTTGATGAGATAGTGCAATAGGCATTGCTTTATCCATTACGCCATTTGTCATATTTGTATTCAATTTGCCAAAAATACCAAACGGACTGTTTATTGTAATATTGCCAATCACTTCACGATCCGGTGAGAACCTTGCTATTTTCTCTCCTGGATTCCCATGACTACCTCTTTCAATTGATGTAACTGTCGAACGCATAATTTGTCCATCTTCGACTTGAATCGGCTTTTTTGTATCGTTATCAGAAATAACATGACCAAGTGCTCCATATTTCATAGAATCTGGATGAACAAATGTCATTGTTCCGATTCCAGCTGCCGAATCACGAATATATAAACCAATGCGATATGACGATTCTCCACTGTCTTTTTGTGGTTTTAATTTAGTACGAATTTGTTTCCCATCTCTTAATAAAACAAGATTAAGCGGTTCGCCTGTCTCACCACTCCTATGAATAAATGGCGCTACATCACTCATTCTTTTAATTGTTTTACCGTTAATTTCAGTAATCATATCTCCAATTTGCACACCAGCTGTTTCACCAGGAGATACTTTCCCTTTTTCGGTTTGAATTAAATGATGACCTACAACAAGTACCCCTTTTGTGTTTAACTTCACACCAATTGATTGTCCACCTGGAATAACCTTGAAATCTTTCAATACTTTCACATTTACTTTTTTCACTGGAAAACCAGCAAGTTGAAACACCATATCTGCTTCACCATTTTGATGAGAATTTACCATAAGTCCTTGTTTTTGTTCATTTGAACTTACTGTAAACACATGACGATCTGTAGATGAAGCTTGAAACACTGGTAATGAAGCTATTTCTGATTGTTGCCCTTCAAAAACAACAAGTTGCTTCGGGGATGAAATAAACGTCCGAAGCGGTTTAAAACACCCTATAAAAACTAAAGAAACAAGGAGAAAAATACCTATTATTTTGCGAAATCTTTCTAATTTCAATTTGTTCACTCTCCTCGCTCCTACCCCACATTCAGCCTCTTGGCTTCACTTTTTAATCTCTCCTTGCAGTGCTTTATTTATAACCGGAAGAATTAAGAAATCATTTTTTGAGAAAAAAAGCTATCCATTACTGGATAGCCTCTGCTGTCTGTTTAAAATGATGCGCTTGCGTGAGTAATTCTTTCGCATGTTCTGTCGTTAAATCTGTAATTTCCACACCAGAAATCATTCGAGCTATTTCTGTTACTTTATCCTCCATAGTTAAAACCGTAACTGACGTAATTGTTCGATCATTCGCTACTTGTTTTCGAATAAATAAATGCGAATCCGCCATTGAAGCTACTTGAGGTAAGTGCGTAATACAAAGTACTTGTGAGTTTACTGATACTCGATAAATTTTTTCTGCAATAGCCTGTGCAACTCGACCACTTACACCAGTATCCACCTCATCAAAAATTACAGATGCAACACCTTGATGCTTAGAAAAAATACTTTTTAAAGCTAAAATAATACGAGATAACTCTCCGCCAGAAGCGACCTTTGAAAGTGGCTTTAACGGCTCACCTGGATTTGTTGAAATATAAAATTCCACATGGTCATAGCCATCCGCCGTAAGTCTTACTGGCGCTCCCTCCACAAGAGGCTCTTCAGCATTTCCTTCTCTCTTCATAATTCTCACTTCAAATTTTGTTTTTTCCATATATAATTCTTTTAATTCCTGATGAATGGCATTTGTAAGATGCTCTGCAAGCTCATGACGCATATTACTTAACAACGTTGCTTCTTTCAGAATCACACTTTCTAATTCCTTTAACTGCTTCTTCGTCGTTTCAATATGAACGTCTTTATTTTCAATCGTAAAAATTTCTTGTTCAATTTTATCAGCATACGCTAAAATCTCTTCTACAGTATTTCCATATTTTCTCTTTAGCATACGAATTTCATTTAAACGCGTTTCAATTTCGTCTAAACGATTCGGATCATATTCCATCATATCGAGCTTTTCTCTCAGTTGATACGCAACTTCTTCTAATAAGTAATAGCTATTTGCAATTGAGTCATGATTTTCTTGATACACTTCATCTAAATGTGTAATACTCTCCATTTGTCCCATTGCGCTTCTTACATTATCTAATCCTTGTCCGTCCGCGCTTAACGAGCGATATGCATCGCCTAATGCTTTATAAATTTTTTCGAAATTAGAAATTTTCAAGCGTTCTTCAGTCAATTCATTTTCTTCATCCATCTTTAAATCCGCCTTACGGATTTCTTCATGCTGGAATTGAATTAAATCTAAGCGATGCGCCATTTGTTGTTCATTTTCACTTAACGATTTTAACTGTTTTTTTAACTTCTCATAATCAGCGTATACATTTTGATATATATCCAATTGTTTAACAATACGCTCTCCATCAAAATGATCGAGCATAAATAAATGACGCTCTTCATTCATTAAATCTTGCGTTTCGTGCTGTCCATGAATATCAACAAGTGTTTTTCCAATTTCTTTTAATACACTAAGAGTAACTAATTTCCCATTTACACGACATACACTTTTTCCGTTTGCAGCGATATCACGCTTCAAAATAATCATGCCGTCTTCTATTTCTATGTCCAACTCTTCTGCCTTTTCAATACATGGATGCTTATCATCTTCTACATAAAATAGCCCCTCTATCTCAGCTTTTTCCGTCCCGTATCGAACGAATTCGGCTGAACCACGACCACCTACAAGTAAACTAATCGCATCAATAATAATCGATTTTCCGGCTCCTGTTTCACCACTTAAAACCGTTAATCCTTTTTGAA
This Bacillus paramycoides DNA region includes the following protein-coding sequences:
- a CDS encoding imm11 family protein, encoding MKIWELRSSFDDYQSFQLLKYKEDKKYFEGKFNSTAILLDSWGEIFIECIEGDKPSDCPHFLGGTGSIMISEQAKNLLEPLIGADVEFLPLVHNKTNEVYYVVHVLNVLDAIDSNKAIFKKLITGLVIGCEKFAFIPNIVHNEMIFKVYINQRIHPTSVFVSDELRNIILESDLKGFEFIEVWDSETDM
- a CDS encoding AHH domain-containing protein, with amino-acid sequence MEALQEARDTFMFSETGGRSRFKGVQEVIKDYADKVLDRVEVKNEYPDSYTVSKILREGHKDAGIEPPPYSNAAHHIGPWNDKRAAIVQELLEEFGVHPDSAANGVFLPYKLNDYVTTEALHIGSHSAEYADEVARVLKEVKVYGGT
- the spo0A gene encoding sporulation transcription factor Spo0A, yielding MEKIKVCLVDDNKELVSMLESYVAAQDDMEVIGTAYNGQECLNLLKDKQPDVLVLDIIMPHLDGLAVLEKMRHIERLRQPSVIMLTAFGQEDVTKKAVDLGASYFILKPFDMENLTSHIRQVSGKANATIKRPLPSFRSATTVDGKPKNLDASITSIIHEIGVPAHIKGYMYLREAISMVYNDIELLGSITKVLYPDIAKKYNTTASRVERAIRHAIEVAWSRGNIDSISSLFGYTVSMSKAKPTNSEFIAMVADKLRLEHKAS
- the spoIVB gene encoding SpoIVB peptidase, whose amino-acid sequence is MNKLKLERFRKIIGIFLLVSLVFIGCFKPLRTFISSPKQLVVFEGQQSEIASLPVFQASSTDRHVFTVSSNEQKQGLMVNSHQNGEADMVFQLAGFPVKKVNVKVLKDFKVIPGGQSIGVKLNTKGVLVVGHHLIQTEKGKVSPGETAGVQIGDMITEINGKTIKRMSDVAPFIHRSGETGEPLNLVLLRDGKQIRTKLKPQKDSGESSYRIGLYIRDSAAGIGTMTFVHPDSMKYGALGHVISDNDTKKPIQVEDGQIMRSTVTSIERGSHGNPGEKIARFSPDREVIGNITINSPFGIFGKLNTNMTNGVMDKAMPIALSHQVKEGPAKILTVIDQDKVEAFDIEVVSTVPQKFPATKGMVIKVTDKRLLAKTGGIVQGMSGSPIVQNGKVIGAVTHVFVNDPTSGYGVHIEWMLHEAGINIYDQERKAS
- the recN gene encoding DNA repair protein RecN, which codes for MLSELSIRNFAIIEALNISFQKGLTVLSGETGAGKSIIIDAISLLVGGRGSAEFVRYGTEKAEIEGLFYVEDDKHPCIEKAEELDIEIEDGMIILKRDIAANGKSVCRVNGKLVTLSVLKEIGKTLVDIHGQHETQDLMNEERHLFMLDHFDGERIVKQLDIYQNVYADYEKLKKQLKSLSENEQQMAHRLDLIQFQHEEIRKADLKMDEENELTEERLKISNFEKIYKALGDAYRSLSADGQGLDNVRSAMGQMESITHLDEVYQENHDSIANSYYLLEEVAYQLREKLDMMEYDPNRLDEIETRLNEIRMLKRKYGNTVEEILAYADKIEQEIFTIENKDVHIETTKKQLKELESVILKEATLLSNMRHELAEHLTNAIHQELKELYMEKTKFEVRIMKREGNAEEPLVEGAPVRLTADGYDHVEFYISTNPGEPLKPLSKVASGGELSRIILALKSIFSKHQGVASVIFDEVDTGVSGRVAQAIAEKIYRVSVNSQVLCITHLPQVASMADSHLFIRKQVANDRTITSVTVLTMEDKVTEIARMISGVEITDLTTEHAKELLTQAHHFKQTAEAIQ